GCACGCTCTCCTGCCAGCGCCCGCAGAGCGGTTGGTGGTGGAATCCGGCCGAAGCCGGCCGTGGCTTCAGCTTGGAGGTGAATGCCCAGGGACGGATCTTCTTCTCGAGCTACCTTTACGCCGACGATGCCTCCTCACTCTGGCTCACCGCGAGCGGCGCCTTGGCGACGGCTGCGGCCTACCAGGGCACGCTCGACCAATACGGCAACGGACAAACCTTGGCCGGCCTCTATCAGCCGGCAACGCGTACGGGATCGCCCGGTGCGCTGACCGTCAGCTTTGCCACGCCAACGACCGGCGCGCTCACTTGGCCCGGCGGCAGCATGGCGATCCAGCGCTTCGACATCGTCGCGGGAGGCGCCGCCGCCGGCCCGGCCGCGGGCATGCCCGAGACCGGATGGTGGTGGAACGCAAGCGAGGGCGGCCGCGGTTTCTTCTTCGAGGTGCAGGGCACGACCATGTTCCTCTCCGGCTTCATGTATGACGCGGTCGGCCGCCCGGTCTGGTACACGAGCTTAGGCGCGATGACGGGAACCACGGTCTATCAGGGACGATTGCTGCAATATGCGGGCGGTCAGACCCTGACCGGCGCCTATCGGCCGCCCTCGACCTCGAGCGATGCGGGCGCGGTGAGCGTGCAGTTCAGCACCACCACGACGGCGAGCTTGACGCTCCCCAACGGTACGCGGATCCAGCTGACCCGCTTCACCTTTTGAGACGGTGAGGCGCCTTGCCGCGGCGCTGCCGGGTCCGCTCCGTTTTGGGCTCGGCCACGTGGGCAGCCATGTCGCGGATCACCTGGCGGACGTGATCGTCGGCTGCGGCATAGAAGACCTGCCGCCCCTGGCGCAGGGCCGTCAGCACCCTGGCGCCGCGCAAGAGACGCAAGTGATGGCTCACCAGCGAGGGCGAGAGCTTGGTTTCGGCCGCGATGTCGGAGACGCAGATCGGCCGGTCCAAGCAGGCGAGGATGATGCTGAGCCGGCTTGCATCCCCCATCAGCCGAAAGATCTCCGCCAGCGTCCGCAACGCCGCAGCGCTCATTGACAAGGGGGTCGGCACGGGTCAAATATCCAATACATGAATAGCTATTCATATAACGCTATAACATAGCGGTCAATCCCGGCGATGGGGATGCGGATGGCCAGGCCCGACCACGATCACGAGCACGCCCCTGCCCTTGGCAGCAACACCGGTGGCGCCCATGGGCATCGTCACCATCACCATGGGCATGGGCACGGGCCCTCGGGCAATCGCTTCGGCCGCGCCTTTGCCGTGGGTATCGCGCTCAACCTCGCCTTCGTCTTGGCCGAGGCCGGCTATGGTCTCGCCGCCAACTCCCTCGCGCTCATCGCCGATGCCGGCCACAATCTGAGCGACGTGCTCGGCCTCGGCCTGGCCTGGGGTGCTGCCAGCCTCTGTCAACGCCGCCCGACCCAGCGCTATACCTACGGTCTGCGCAGCACCACCATCCTGGCAGCACTCGCCAATGCGGTCATGCTGCTGGTGGTGACCGGCGGGATCGCCTGGGAATCGATCCAGCGCCTGATC
This region of Pseudomonadota bacterium genomic DNA includes:
- a CDS encoding helix-turn-helix transcriptional regulator, producing MSAAALRTLAEIFRLMGDASRLSIILACLDRPICVSDIAAETKLSPSLVSHHLRLLRGARVLTALRQGRQVFYAAADDHVRQVIRDMAAHVAEPKTERTRQRRGKAPHRLKR